One genomic segment of Betaproteobacteria bacterium includes these proteins:
- the gspF gene encoding type II secretion system inner membrane protein GspF produces the protein MSAFNFEALAADGRIKRGVLESDSARQARAQLREKGLIPLAVEAIAEGTAPSVAGFGRRALGANALALVTRQLSTLLGAGLTIEQTLNALIEQAETQRERQLLAAVRGDVLAGQPLARALARHPSTFPDLYRTLVDAGERAGRLPDVLLRLADYTEDSAALRGKVLLAFVYPALVTLVAVAVVSGLLVFVVPQVVRVFENSHQALPFLTRALIAVSALVRGYGVYLLAGLGAAAVALRQALRSPSVRARWHRFLLRLPVIGALHRSLNSARLASTLAILVASRVPLTTALRAGEGTVSNLPMRAALAAAGQRVEQGSTLARALGASQLFPPLMVHMIASGEASGRLAEMLERTATQQARDLERRVGVFMSLLEPMLILAMGAVVLVIVLAILQPVFELNTIVR, from the coding sequence GTGTCCGCGTTCAACTTCGAAGCGCTTGCCGCTGACGGACGCATCAAGCGCGGGGTGCTGGAATCCGACAGCGCGCGCCAGGCGCGCGCGCAACTGCGCGAAAAAGGGCTGATCCCGCTGGCGGTGGAGGCGATTGCCGAGGGCACGGCGCCCAGCGTCGCGGGCTTCGGGCGGCGCGCCCTCGGGGCGAACGCGCTCGCGCTCGTCACCCGTCAGCTCTCGACCCTGCTCGGCGCCGGCCTCACCATCGAGCAGACGCTGAATGCGCTGATCGAGCAGGCGGAAACCCAGCGCGAGCGGCAGCTCCTTGCCGCCGTGCGCGGCGACGTCCTCGCCGGCCAGCCGCTCGCACGCGCGCTTGCCCGTCATCCCTCGACCTTCCCGGATCTGTATCGCACGCTGGTCGATGCCGGCGAGCGGGCCGGCCGGCTGCCCGACGTGCTGCTGCGGCTGGCGGATTACACGGAGGACAGCGCTGCGCTGCGCGGCAAGGTGCTGCTCGCGTTTGTCTATCCGGCGCTCGTCACGCTGGTCGCGGTTGCGGTCGTGAGCGGTCTGCTCGTGTTCGTCGTGCCGCAGGTGGTGCGCGTCTTCGAGAACAGCCATCAGGCGCTGCCGTTCCTGACACGGGCGCTGATCGCGGTGTCCGCCCTGGTCCGTGGCTATGGCGTGTACCTGCTGGCAGGGCTGGGCGCGGCGGCCGTGGCATTACGCCAGGCACTGCGTTCGCCGTCGGTGCGCGCCCGCTGGCACCGCTTTCTGTTGCGGCTGCCGGTGATCGGCGCGCTGCATCGCAGTCTGAATTCGGCGCGACTCGCGAGCACGCTTGCGATCCTCGTCGCCAGCCGCGTGCCGCTGACCACTGCGCTGCGTGCGGGCGAAGGCACCGTCTCGAATCTGCCCATGCGTGCAGCGCTGGCTGCCGCCGGCCAGCGCGTGGAGCAGGGATCGACGCTCGCGCGTGCGCTCGGCGCGAGTCAGCTCTTCCCGCCGCTGATGGTGCACATGATTGCGAGCGGAGAAGCGAGCGGGCGGCTGGCGGAAATGCTGGAGCGTACCGCGACCCAGCAGGCGCGCGACCTGGAGCGCCGTGTCGGCGTCTTTATGTCCCTGCTCGAGCCCATGCTCATCCTCGCGATGGGGGCGGTCGTGCTCGTCATCGTGCTCGCGATCCTGCAGCCGGTCTTCGAGCTCAACACGATCGTGCGCTAG